The following coding sequences are from one Burkholderia stabilis window:
- the sctD gene encoding type III secretion system inner membrane ring subunit SctD, whose product MSTSIIDPHGDGALPGGAGGAGASAAALASPWNLCFLSGPMYGRTMSLARGANWVGTAADCEVILPDREIGAKQVCLQVGALAVTVQNHGGEVDAPVLFNDEPLGAGRRSMTPHDVVTVGSIRLGIARHTQASVAVPDEADAPDAAREAAWLGWLNGGLRRLGSRRLVIALVALWVGVLLGALGYGFVAWSGRLPWQHESVLARTHRLQQQLHAYPELAVAPRDDGVIVSGYVSDPAARDRVAQIVAGVDNAALGNIYVVSDLVATAQTYFSDTALTVTYLGRGRIELTGTAARAQIEPRIRNYMKDARPALEVVDHVSDADAAAPRTTTTLGGMAGIPEITTVFAGDGDQRYIETADGSRYFEGARLKDGPTVVSIGPNEVVFERNGQRITMPLGGAPANAPEQAPAPPVPPLASGAAAGVAQPVPGPTLLPDVAPAAAAPGAAKEAAH is encoded by the coding sequence ATGTCGACGAGCATCATTGATCCGCACGGCGATGGCGCATTGCCCGGCGGCGCGGGAGGCGCCGGCGCGAGCGCGGCCGCGCTCGCGTCGCCGTGGAACCTGTGTTTCCTGAGCGGGCCGATGTATGGCCGCACGATGTCGCTCGCGCGTGGTGCGAACTGGGTCGGCACGGCGGCCGATTGCGAAGTGATCCTGCCCGATCGCGAGATCGGCGCGAAGCAGGTGTGCCTGCAGGTCGGCGCGCTCGCGGTCACCGTGCAGAACCACGGCGGCGAGGTCGACGCACCGGTGCTGTTCAACGACGAACCGCTCGGCGCGGGCCGCCGCTCGATGACGCCGCACGACGTCGTGACGGTCGGCTCGATCCGGCTCGGCATCGCGCGGCACACGCAGGCGAGCGTCGCGGTGCCCGACGAAGCCGACGCGCCGGATGCCGCGCGCGAGGCCGCGTGGCTCGGCTGGCTCAACGGCGGGCTGCGCCGCCTCGGCAGCCGGCGGCTCGTGATCGCGCTGGTCGCGCTGTGGGTCGGCGTGCTGCTCGGTGCGCTCGGCTACGGCTTCGTCGCGTGGTCCGGGCGCTTGCCGTGGCAGCACGAATCGGTGCTCGCGCGCACGCACCGGCTGCAGCAGCAGTTGCACGCGTATCCGGAGCTGGCCGTCGCGCCGCGCGACGACGGCGTGATCGTGTCGGGCTACGTGAGCGACCCGGCCGCGCGCGATCGCGTCGCGCAGATCGTCGCGGGCGTCGACAACGCGGCGCTCGGCAACATCTACGTGGTCAGCGATCTCGTTGCGACCGCGCAGACCTATTTCAGCGATACGGCGCTCACCGTCACGTATCTCGGGCGCGGCCGGATCGAGTTGACGGGCACGGCGGCGCGCGCGCAGATCGAGCCGCGTATCCGCAACTACATGAAGGACGCGCGCCCGGCGCTCGAAGTGGTCGATCACGTCAGCGATGCCGATGCGGCCGCGCCGCGCACGACGACGACGCTCGGCGGCATGGCCGGTATCCCGGAGATCACGACCGTGTTCGCCGGCGACGGCGACCAGCGCTACATCGAGACGGCCGACGGCAGCCGCTATTTCGAGGGCGCGCGGCTGAAGGACGGCCCGACCGTCGTGTCGATCGGCCCGAACGAAGTCGTGTTCGAGCGCAACGGCCAGCGCATCACGATGCCGCTCGGCGGCGCGCCGGCGAACGCACCTGAACAGGCGCCCGCGCCGCCCGTGCCGCCGCTTGCGAGCGGCGCCGCGGCCGGGGTCGCGCAGCCGGTGCCGGGGCCGACGTTGCTGCCGGATGTCGCGCCGGCAGCAGCCGCGCCGGGAGCAGCGAAGGAGGCGGCGCACTAG
- a CDS encoding EscU/YscU/HrcU family type III secretion system export apparatus switch protein: MAEKDQKPTAKRLREAREKGDVPKSAETISSAFFVGVCVALAVGIGSLFARLQALFRLVFDAVGAADPSARIAVLIDGAARDWATLSAQIVAAGLLAGLLAGFVQVGGVMAWSRLVPQLSRLNPAEGMKNLWSVRNLVNLVKMLLKTALLVATLGWLIVESLDPSVQSGFTRPVSILALIVKLLMMLFGWAALIYIVMALIDIVHQRHEFNQKMKMSIDEVRREHKEDEGDPHIAAKRRQLAREAQFASLPDRIGFASVVVYSPRVAVALYYGGIGSLPWVLARGEGDAAERIVRLARDELRPTLANVGLAQALYDTTPENGTIQPQHFREVAQLLKWATGAG, encoded by the coding sequence ATGGCCGAAAAGGACCAGAAGCCGACCGCGAAGCGCCTGCGCGAGGCGCGCGAGAAAGGCGATGTGCCGAAGAGCGCGGAGACGATCTCGTCGGCGTTCTTCGTCGGTGTGTGCGTCGCGCTCGCGGTGGGGATCGGGTCGCTGTTCGCGCGGCTGCAGGCGCTGTTCCGGCTGGTGTTCGACGCGGTCGGCGCGGCCGACCCGTCCGCACGGATCGCGGTGCTGATCGACGGCGCCGCGCGCGACTGGGCGACGCTGTCCGCGCAGATCGTCGCGGCCGGGTTGCTCGCGGGCCTGCTCGCGGGGTTCGTGCAGGTCGGCGGCGTGATGGCGTGGAGCCGCCTCGTGCCGCAGTTGTCGCGGCTCAATCCGGCCGAGGGCATGAAGAACCTGTGGTCGGTGCGCAATCTCGTCAATCTCGTGAAGATGCTGCTGAAGACGGCGCTGCTCGTGGCGACGCTCGGCTGGCTGATCGTCGAATCGCTCGACCCGTCCGTGCAGTCGGGTTTTACGCGGCCGGTATCGATCCTCGCGCTGATCGTGAAGCTGCTGATGATGCTGTTCGGCTGGGCCGCGCTGATCTACATCGTGATGGCGCTGATCGACATCGTGCACCAGCGGCACGAGTTCAACCAGAAGATGAAGATGTCGATCGACGAAGTGCGGCGCGAGCACAAGGAGGACGAGGGCGACCCGCACATCGCGGCGAAACGCCGGCAACTCGCGCGCGAAGCGCAGTTCGCGTCGCTGCCCGACCGGATCGGCTTCGCGTCGGTGGTCGTCTATTCGCCGCGCGTCGCGGTCGCGCTTTATTACGGTGGAATCGGTTCGCTGCCGTGGGTGCTCGCGCGCGGCGAGGGCGACGCGGCCGAGCGGATCGTGCGGCTCGCGCGCGACGAGCTGCGCCCGACGCTCGCGAACGTCGGGCTCGCGCAGGCGCTGTACGACACGACGCCCGAGAACGGCACGATCCAGCCGCAGCATTTCCGCGAGGTCGCGCAGTTGCTGAAGTGGGCGACCGGCGCGGGTTGA
- the asnB gene encoding asparagine synthase (glutamine-hydrolyzing): protein MCGIDGFLNSVAIDEETARGTLARMTASLAHRGPDGQGIWVDPEAGIALGHRRLAIVDLSVHGRQPMASACGRYVMVFNGEIYNHRELRAELERAGRAPAWRGHSDSEVLIAAIVAWGVEATLRRATGMFAFALWNRASRVLTLARDRIGEKPLYYGRIGDALVFASELKALRGYPGFDGAIDRDALCLYLRQSSVPAPYTIYRGIHKLPPGTYLQFEHARDTPRVRAYWTLEQAIENGRAQPFEGSADDAVGQLDTILRQAVAQQMEADVPLGAFLSGGVDSSAIVALMQAQSATPVDTFTIGFHEAGYDEAGYAKAVARHLGTRHTELYVTADHALGVVPKLPTIYDEPFSDASQIPTFLVSELTRRHVKVSLSGDGGDELFGGYTRYFLTPRLWRKLHRVPAAVRARIAAALHALRPDHADQLAAVAQGAWGGVEARESAARIGDRLHKLGHVMTAESRIGLYRLLMSAVHHPERIALSGQEPPTPLDTASAWPAHLSFAEQAMAIDTLTYLPTDILAKVDRAAMAVSLETRMPFLDHRVVEFAWRVPAAVRLPEGQSKALLRGLLDRYVPSALIDRPKQGFCAPIDHWLRGALRDWAEALLRPSRLREEGFFDAAAVERLWRQHQTGRMNWQHQLWTVLMFQAWLEAQRAA, encoded by the coding sequence ATGTGCGGAATCGACGGCTTTTTGAATAGCGTCGCCATCGATGAGGAGACAGCGCGCGGCACGCTCGCGCGCATGACGGCGAGCCTCGCGCATCGCGGGCCGGACGGGCAGGGGATCTGGGTCGACCCGGAGGCCGGCATCGCGCTCGGCCACCGGCGGCTGGCGATCGTCGACCTGTCGGTGCACGGCCGACAGCCGATGGCATCCGCGTGCGGCCGCTACGTCATGGTCTTCAACGGCGAAATCTACAACCATCGCGAACTGCGCGCGGAGCTGGAACGCGCAGGGCGCGCACCGGCGTGGCGCGGCCACTCCGACAGCGAGGTGCTGATCGCGGCGATCGTCGCGTGGGGCGTCGAGGCGACGCTGCGGCGCGCGACGGGCATGTTCGCGTTCGCGCTGTGGAATCGCGCGTCGCGGGTGCTGACGCTCGCGCGCGACCGGATCGGCGAGAAGCCGCTCTACTACGGGCGGATCGGCGACGCGCTCGTGTTCGCGTCCGAACTGAAGGCGTTGCGCGGTTATCCGGGTTTCGACGGCGCGATCGACCGCGACGCGCTGTGCCTGTACCTGCGGCAGTCGAGCGTGCCCGCGCCCTACACGATCTATCGCGGCATCCACAAGCTGCCGCCCGGCACGTACCTGCAGTTCGAGCATGCGCGCGACACGCCGCGCGTGCGTGCGTACTGGACGCTCGAACAGGCGATCGAGAACGGCCGCGCGCAGCCGTTCGAGGGCAGTGCCGACGATGCCGTCGGCCAGCTCGACACGATCCTGCGCCAGGCCGTCGCGCAACAGATGGAAGCCGACGTGCCGCTCGGCGCGTTCCTGTCGGGCGGCGTCGATTCGTCCGCGATCGTCGCGCTGATGCAGGCGCAATCGGCGACGCCGGTCGACACGTTTACGATCGGCTTCCACGAGGCCGGCTACGACGAGGCCGGTTACGCGAAGGCCGTCGCGCGCCATCTCGGCACGCGGCACACCGAGCTCTACGTCACGGCCGACCATGCGCTCGGCGTCGTGCCGAAACTGCCGACGATCTACGACGAGCCGTTTTCCGATGCGTCGCAGATTCCGACCTTTCTCGTGTCGGAGCTGACGCGCCGGCACGTGAAGGTGAGCCTGTCCGGCGACGGCGGCGACGAATTGTTCGGCGGCTATACGCGCTACTTCCTGACACCGCGCCTGTGGCGCAAGCTGCATCGCGTGCCGGCCGCCGTGCGCGCGCGGATCGCAGCCGCCCTGCATGCGCTGCGGCCCGATCATGCCGACCAGCTCGCGGCCGTCGCGCAGGGTGCGTGGGGCGGCGTGGAAGCGCGCGAATCGGCGGCGCGCATCGGCGACCGCCTGCACAAGCTCGGCCACGTGATGACGGCCGAGAGCCGCATCGGCCTGTACCGGCTGCTGATGTCGGCGGTCCATCATCCCGAGCGCATCGCGCTGTCGGGGCAGGAGCCGCCGACGCCGCTCGACACGGCGTCCGCGTGGCCCGCACACCTGAGCTTCGCCGAGCAGGCGATGGCGATCGACACACTCACCTATCTGCCGACCGACATCCTCGCGAAGGTCGACCGCGCGGCGATGGCGGTGAGCCTCGAGACGCGCATGCCGTTCCTCGATCATCGCGTCGTCGAATTCGCGTGGCGCGTGCCGGCGGCGGTGCGCTTGCCGGAAGGGCAGTCGAAGGCGCTGCTGCGCGGGCTGCTCGACCGGTACGTGCCGTCGGCGCTGATCGACCGGCCGAAGCAGGGCTTCTGCGCACCGATCGACCACTGGCTGCGCGGCGCGCTGCGCGACTGGGCCGAGGCGCTGCTGCGGCCGTCGCGGCTGCGCGAGGAAGGCTTCTTCGACGCGGCCGCGGTCGAACGCCTGTGGCGGCAGCACCAGACGGGCCGGATGAACTGGCAGCACCAGTTGTGGACGGTGCTGATGTTCCAGGCGTGGCTGGAGGCGCAGCGGGCGGCGTGA
- the sctL gene encoding type III secretion system stator protein SctL — MGLAFLITSDNLQLLSERKVLKEREYAALLDASAVIATAHDEAARIVADAQREFDKRQAAGYDEGMRRAQREQAAQAYTQALAATRTMETMKDAMADIVVKAVRAIVGEMSTQKLYEAALSRIAPLVRDEAFLIVRIAPGRTDEMRDALDGAFAGQSNRQKIRIVEDAQLERHACTVETPSGRIDASLDLQIDALRQAIRRDALKGGTR; from the coding sequence ATGGGACTGGCTTTTCTGATCACGAGCGACAACCTGCAGCTGCTGTCGGAGCGCAAGGTGCTCAAGGAGCGCGAATACGCGGCGCTGCTCGACGCGTCCGCGGTGATCGCGACCGCGCACGACGAGGCCGCGCGCATCGTCGCCGACGCGCAGCGCGAATTCGACAAGCGCCAGGCGGCCGGCTACGACGAAGGGATGCGCCGCGCGCAGCGCGAGCAGGCGGCGCAGGCGTATACGCAGGCGCTCGCCGCCACGCGCACGATGGAGACGATGAAGGATGCGATGGCCGACATCGTCGTGAAGGCCGTGCGCGCGATCGTCGGCGAGATGAGCACGCAGAAGCTGTACGAGGCCGCGCTGTCGCGGATCGCGCCGCTCGTGCGCGACGAGGCGTTCCTGATCGTGCGCATCGCGCCCGGCCGGACCGACGAGATGCGCGACGCGCTCGATGGCGCATTCGCCGGACAGTCGAACCGGCAGAAGATCCGCATCGTCGAGGATGCGCAGCTCGAACGTCACGCATGCACGGTCGAGACGCCGTCCGGACGCATCGATGCAAGCCTCGACCTGCAGATCGACGCGCTGCGCCAGGCGATCCGCCGCGACGCATTGAAGGGCGGCACACGATGA
- a CDS encoding FliI/YscN family ATPase, which yields MNAPLDDAQSFGGDGGDDGDTPFDRGRLVGDLDAGLAFFSPVSVQGRVNHAVGQILNATGIRARLGEICELRTPNQPTLLAEVVGFSRQTTLLTPLGDVAGLSPETIVVPSGREHVFPVGEGLFGRVLDGLGRPLDDRGPVTGAAWVSTQQDPPNPLARKMIDTPFPTGVRVIDGLMTLGIGQRVGIFAPSGVGKSTLLGMIARGAQADVNVIALVGERGREVREFIEHSLSPEVRARSIVVVSTSDRPAMERVKSALVATAIAEHFRDAGKRVLLLVDSLTRFARAQREVGLASGEPPTRRSFPPSTFAVLPRLLERAGQGANGSITALYTVLVEGDEESDPIAEEVRSILDGHIVLSRKIALANRYPAIDVLASLSRVMPLVASRAHQLAAARVRELIAKYQEIELLVQIGEYREGSDRLGDLALRARDAIGAFCAQASHEDVRFDALLAKLTKLANDHV from the coding sequence ATGAACGCGCCACTCGATGACGCGCAATCGTTCGGCGGCGACGGTGGCGACGACGGCGACACGCCGTTCGATCGCGGCCGCCTCGTCGGCGATCTCGACGCGGGGCTCGCGTTCTTCTCGCCGGTGTCGGTGCAGGGCCGCGTCAATCATGCCGTCGGGCAGATCCTGAACGCGACCGGCATCCGCGCGCGGCTCGGCGAGATCTGCGAGCTGCGCACGCCGAACCAGCCGACGCTGCTCGCCGAGGTGGTCGGCTTTTCGCGGCAGACGACGCTGCTCACGCCGCTCGGCGACGTGGCCGGCCTGTCGCCGGAGACGATCGTCGTGCCGTCCGGGCGCGAGCACGTGTTTCCGGTCGGCGAAGGCTTGTTCGGCCGCGTGCTCGACGGGCTCGGCCGGCCGCTCGACGATCGCGGGCCCGTGACGGGCGCCGCGTGGGTGTCGACGCAGCAGGACCCGCCGAACCCGCTCGCGCGCAAGATGATCGACACGCCGTTTCCGACCGGCGTGCGCGTGATCGACGGGCTGATGACGCTCGGCATCGGGCAGCGCGTCGGCATCTTCGCGCCGTCGGGCGTCGGCAAGAGCACGCTGCTCGGGATGATCGCGCGCGGCGCGCAGGCCGACGTGAACGTGATCGCGCTCGTCGGCGAGCGCGGCCGCGAGGTGCGCGAATTCATCGAGCACAGCCTGTCGCCCGAGGTGCGCGCGCGTTCGATCGTCGTCGTGTCGACGTCCGACCGGCCCGCGATGGAGCGCGTGAAATCCGCGCTCGTCGCGACCGCGATCGCCGAGCATTTCCGCGATGCCGGCAAGCGCGTGCTGCTGCTGGTCGATTCGCTGACGCGCTTTGCGCGCGCGCAGCGCGAGGTCGGGCTCGCGAGCGGCGAGCCGCCGACGCGGCGCAGTTTCCCGCCGTCGACGTTCGCGGTGCTGCCGCGCCTGCTCGAACGCGCGGGGCAGGGAGCGAACGGGTCGATCACCGCGCTCTACACGGTGCTCGTCGAAGGCGACGAGGAATCGGACCCGATCGCCGAGGAAGTGCGCTCGATTCTCGACGGCCACATCGTGCTGTCGCGCAAGATCGCGCTCGCGAACCGCTATCCGGCGATCGACGTGCTCGCGAGCCTGTCGCGCGTGATGCCGCTCGTCGCGAGCCGCGCGCACCAGCTTGCGGCGGCGCGCGTGCGCGAGCTGATCGCGAAGTACCAGGAGATCGAGCTGCTCGTGCAGATCGGCGAGTATCGCGAGGGCAGCGACCGCCTCGGCGATCTCGCGCTGCGCGCGCGCGACGCGATCGGCGCGTTCTGCGCGCAGGCGTCGCACGAGGACGTGCGCTTCGACGCGCTGCTCGCGAAGCTGACGAAGCTGGCGAACGATCATGTCTGA
- a CDS encoding SctK family type III secretion system sorting platform protein has translation MSDPYAAPPGDAAAPADTAPLPWLQPLAPPPAGRRAAFHALVCDFNLRPDRYLHVTRVPADWPARYRSPDAFGAAGRKLLARHLLDANGVAGRHDFDVANPCARLALLPGAALEQLASYAGLLLHRHWLRDALAARRIRAEVAARLGGDALELALERAPEFGALADTLEPWRADPAALPAVIRARGGRLLADFIGVAGDAVAQRVRLKFNRAIDDEAPYWLNRAQRDQFGELLFLFLIPERLASWDWLF, from the coding sequence ATGAGCGATCCGTATGCGGCGCCGCCGGGCGACGCGGCGGCTCCGGCCGATACCGCGCCGCTGCCGTGGCTGCAGCCGCTCGCGCCGCCACCGGCCGGGCGGCGCGCGGCGTTTCATGCGCTTGTCTGCGACTTCAACCTGCGGCCCGACCGCTATCTGCACGTGACGCGCGTGCCGGCCGACTGGCCTGCGCGCTACCGCTCGCCGGATGCGTTCGGCGCGGCCGGCCGCAAGCTGCTCGCGCGGCACCTGCTCGATGCGAACGGCGTGGCCGGCCGGCACGACTTCGACGTCGCGAACCCGTGCGCGCGGCTCGCGCTGCTGCCGGGTGCGGCGCTCGAGCAACTGGCGTCGTATGCGGGGCTGCTGCTGCATCGCCACTGGCTGCGCGACGCGCTGGCCGCGCGGCGCATTCGCGCGGAAGTCGCGGCGCGGCTCGGCGGCGACGCGCTGGAACTCGCGCTCGAGCGCGCGCCGGAATTCGGCGCGCTCGCCGACACGCTCGAGCCGTGGCGTGCGGACCCCGCCGCGCTGCCGGCGGTGATCCGCGCACGCGGCGGGCGGCTGCTCGCGGATTTCATCGGCGTGGCCGGCGATGCGGTTGCGCAACGCGTGCGCCTGAAATTCAACCGCGCGATCGACGACGAGGCGCCTTACTGGCTGAACCGCGCGCAGCGCGACCAGTTCGGTGAGCTGCTGTTCCTGTTTCTGATTCCCGAGAGGCTTGCGTCATGGGACTGGCTTTTCTGA
- the sctT gene encoding type III secretion system export apparatus subunit SctT produces MLDQAAGFNDVAGTLRPLLYVMPRLLPIMFVVPVFNEQIITGLVRNGIAVVIAAFVAPAIDSAQVAALPFLMWCLLVAKEAMVGLLLAGAFSAVLFAIQGVGYLIDFQTGSGSAAFFDPMGGHEGGPTSGFLNFVAIALFVTAGGLQVLVQLFAQSYAWWPIGSLGPDFSSMLQTFIVRQTDTIFEWMVKLAAPVTIVLVLVELGIGLVGRAVPQLNIFVFSQPLKSALALLMMVLFLPVVYASLHSLLSPDSGLIALLRALFAAHGGA; encoded by the coding sequence ATGCTAGACCAGGCCGCGGGTTTCAACGACGTCGCGGGTACGCTGCGGCCGCTGCTCTACGTGATGCCGCGCCTGTTGCCGATCATGTTCGTCGTGCCGGTGTTCAACGAGCAGATCATCACGGGCCTCGTGCGCAACGGGATCGCCGTCGTGATCGCCGCGTTCGTCGCGCCGGCGATCGACTCCGCGCAGGTGGCCGCGCTGCCGTTCCTGATGTGGTGCCTGCTCGTCGCGAAGGAAGCGATGGTCGGCCTGTTGCTCGCGGGCGCGTTCAGCGCGGTGCTGTTCGCGATCCAGGGCGTCGGCTACCTGATCGACTTCCAGACGGGCAGCGGCAGCGCCGCGTTCTTCGATCCGATGGGCGGGCACGAAGGCGGCCCGACCTCGGGCTTCCTCAACTTCGTCGCGATCGCGCTGTTCGTCACGGCCGGCGGCCTGCAGGTGCTCGTGCAGCTGTTCGCGCAGTCATATGCGTGGTGGCCGATCGGCTCGCTCGGCCCGGATTTCTCGTCGATGCTGCAGACCTTCATCGTGCGGCAGACCGACACGATCTTCGAATGGATGGTGAAGCTCGCCGCGCCGGTGACGATCGTGCTGGTGCTCGTCGAGCTCGGCATCGGCCTCGTCGGGCGCGCGGTGCCGCAGCTCAACATCTTCGTGTTCTCGCAGCCGCTGAAGAGCGCGCTTGCACTGCTGATGATGGTGCTGTTCCTGCCGGTGGTGTATGCGTCGCTGCATTCGCTGTTGAGCCCCGACAGCGGGCTGATCGCGCTGCTGCGCGCGCTGTTCGCCGCGCACGGCGGCGCCTGA
- the sctJ gene encoding type III secretion system inner membrane ring lipoprotein SctJ, whose translation MTTIDSTPRAHAWRSRAARALLAGLLVLLAGCQKELYSGLSERDANQMVAVLGDAGISASKDNDARDTSDRNAWLVSVADGDMQSALTVLQANGLPKASYASLGELFQKQGLVSTPAEERMRYLYGVSQDLSRTLQDIEGVVVARVQVVIPENDPLADKIKPSSAAVYIRYRPGVDLRAMAPMVKDLVAHSIEGLQYDNVSLFLQPAAARTARVDGIGSAVSDILRLRSPLGWLVFALILLTCAVIALSAARRGMFGTRLAGLLGAARGGNGAAGQSSGGGLRTPDGARDGA comes from the coding sequence ATGACGACGATCGATTCGACGCCGCGCGCGCATGCGTGGCGCAGCCGGGCAGCGCGCGCGCTGCTCGCGGGGCTGCTCGTGCTGCTGGCCGGGTGCCAGAAGGAGCTGTACTCGGGCCTGTCGGAGCGCGACGCGAACCAGATGGTCGCGGTGCTCGGCGACGCGGGCATCAGCGCGTCGAAGGACAACGACGCGCGCGACACGTCGGACCGCAACGCGTGGCTGGTCAGCGTCGCGGACGGCGACATGCAGTCGGCGCTCACGGTGCTGCAGGCGAACGGGCTGCCGAAGGCGAGCTATGCGAGCCTCGGCGAGCTGTTCCAGAAGCAGGGCCTTGTGTCGACGCCGGCCGAGGAGCGCATGCGCTACCTGTACGGCGTGTCGCAGGACCTGTCGCGTACGTTGCAGGACATCGAAGGCGTGGTGGTCGCGCGCGTGCAGGTCGTGATTCCGGAGAACGATCCGCTGGCGGACAAGATCAAGCCGTCGTCGGCGGCCGTGTATATCCGCTACCGGCCCGGCGTCGACCTGCGCGCGATGGCGCCGATGGTCAAGGATCTCGTCGCGCACAGCATCGAAGGGCTGCAGTACGACAACGTGTCGCTGTTCCTGCAGCCGGCCGCCGCACGCACGGCGCGCGTGGACGGGATCGGCAGCGCGGTGTCGGACATCCTGCGGCTGCGTTCGCCGCTCGGCTGGCTCGTGTTCGCGCTGATCCTGCTGACCTGCGCGGTGATCGCGCTGTCGGCGGCGCGGCGCGGGATGTTCGGCACACGGCTTGCCGGCCTGCTCGGCGCGGCGCGCGGCGGCAACGGTGCAGCCGGGCAGTCGTCCGGCGGCGGGCTGCGCACGCCGGACGGCGCGCGCGACGGCGCATGA